In the genome of Shewanella glacialimarina, one region contains:
- a CDS encoding YicC/YloC family endoribonuclease, protein MIQSMTAYARIEHKADWGTASWEIRSVNQRYLETYLRLPEQFRSFEPVLRDRLRKRLNRGKVEVNLRYELADNSTNELQLNQDLAKQLLNAANWLKQEAGQGELSLTDVLRWPGVLASAEQDMDSIGAELMKAFDSAIDQFIEARGREGSAIKDMLLSRLDGVTEQIKVVRDHMPTVMLYQREKLTNRLAEIQGELDPARIEQEMVLLAQKQDVAEEMDRLEAHVTEARRILKKGGSEGRRLDFMMQEFNRESNTLASKSISAEITSAAVELKVLIEQMREQIQNVE, encoded by the coding sequence ATGATCCAAAGCATGACAGCTTACGCTCGTATCGAGCATAAAGCAGACTGGGGCACAGCCTCATGGGAAATTCGTTCAGTCAATCAGCGTTATTTAGAGACCTACCTACGCTTGCCAGAACAATTCCGTAGCTTTGAGCCCGTGCTACGTGATCGCCTGCGTAAACGTTTAAATCGCGGTAAAGTGGAAGTAAACCTACGTTATGAACTAGCCGACAACAGCACAAACGAATTGCAGTTAAATCAAGATTTAGCCAAACAATTACTTAATGCAGCCAATTGGCTAAAACAAGAAGCCGGACAAGGCGAACTAAGCCTTACCGACGTGCTACGCTGGCCTGGTGTGCTAGCTTCAGCAGAACAAGATATGGACAGCATAGGCGCTGAATTAATGAAAGCGTTTGACAGCGCCATCGACCAATTCATTGAAGCCCGCGGCCGTGAAGGTTCAGCTATAAAAGATATGCTACTAAGTCGTTTAGACGGCGTGACTGAGCAAATCAAAGTGGTACGTGACCACATGCCTACCGTTATGCTGTATCAGCGTGAAAAACTGACTAATCGCTTAGCCGAAATTCAAGGTGAATTAGACCCGGCACGAATTGAGCAAGAAATGGTATTACTGGCTCAGAAACAAGATGTTGCAGAAGAGATGGATCGCCTTGAAGCGCATGTAACCGAAGCCCGCAGAATCCTTAAAAAAGGCGGCAGTGAAGGCCGTCGTTTAGACTTTATGATGCAAGAATTTAACCGCGAATCAAATACCTTAGCCTCAAAATCAATCAGCGCAGAAATCACTTCTGCAGCAGTAGAGCTTAAAGTTTTGATAGAGCAAATGCGCGAGCAGATCCAAAACGTGGAATAA
- a CDS encoding GIY-YIG nuclease family protein, translating into MTATYYVYSLKDPREKPARVFYIGKGTGSRSTEHLRKVDDTRKGKHIQEILNSGSVPIISKVIEKLTEEQALQIELEFITSFGTIESGGSLYNTIIPRSIKRKTDDKVTVPNGAVEKAQLGLKLLKDSIVSLSEENPKGITNSDCAHYLGLQSDNDGNQQDYLTYSVLGILLKEGVLESIKVGNRRKYNKL; encoded by the coding sequence ATGACGGCTACCTACTATGTGTACTCACTTAAAGACCCTCGAGAAAAACCAGCTAGAGTGTTTTACATTGGGAAAGGTACAGGTAGTAGATCAACCGAACATCTAAGAAAAGTAGATGACACTCGTAAAGGAAAACACATTCAAGAGATTTTAAATTCTGGAAGTGTACCTATTATTTCCAAAGTGATAGAAAAGTTAACTGAAGAACAAGCATTACAAATTGAACTCGAATTTATTACAAGTTTTGGGACTATTGAAAGTGGTGGTTCCTTATATAATACGATAATCCCAAGGTCTATCAAGCGCAAAACAGATGATAAAGTTACCGTTCCTAATGGTGCAGTCGAAAAAGCTCAGTTAGGATTAAAATTATTAAAAGATTCAATCGTCTCACTTTCAGAAGAAAATCCAAAAGGAATAACAAATTCTGATTGTGCTCATTACTTGGGCCTACAATCAGATAATGACGGCAACCAACAAGACTATCTCACCTATAGTGTTCTGGGAATACTCCTCAAAGAAGGGGTACTTGAGAGCATAAAAGTTGGTAATCGTAGAAAATATAATAAACTCTGA
- the pyrE gene encoding orotate phosphoribosyltransferase: protein MKAYQREFIEFALERQVLRFGEFTLKSGRTSPYFFNAGLFNTGKDLARLGRFYAAALIDSAIEFDLLFGPAYKGIPIATTTAVALCDHHDVDIPYCFNRKEAKTHGEGGSLVGSELKGKVMLVDDVITAGTAIRESMEIINAHNAQLAGVLIALDRQEKGKGELSAIQEVERDFGCEIVSIIKLADLINYLSEKSGMETELASVSAYRQQYGI from the coding sequence GTGAAAGCTTATCAACGTGAGTTTATTGAATTTGCCTTAGAACGCCAAGTATTGCGCTTTGGTGAGTTCACCTTAAAATCTGGCCGTACTAGCCCGTACTTTTTCAATGCTGGATTGTTTAATACAGGCAAGGATTTAGCCCGTTTGGGACGTTTTTACGCCGCTGCATTAATTGATTCTGCTATTGAATTTGATTTGTTGTTTGGCCCGGCTTATAAAGGCATTCCTATTGCAACAACTACAGCAGTCGCCCTTTGTGATCATCATGATGTGGACATTCCTTATTGTTTTAACCGTAAAGAAGCAAAAACTCACGGCGAGGGTGGCAGCCTGGTCGGCAGTGAGCTTAAAGGTAAGGTTATGCTGGTTGATGATGTGATCACCGCTGGCACCGCGATTCGTGAATCAATGGAAATTATTAATGCCCACAATGCCCAGCTTGCTGGAGTATTGATTGCACTTGATCGTCAAGAAAAAGGCAAGGGTGAATTATCAGCGATTCAAGAAGTTGAACGTGATTTTGGCTGTGAAATTGTATCGATTATTAAATTAGCCGATTTAATAAATTATCTCTCTGAAAAGTCGGGCATGGAAACCGAGCTAGCTTCGGTGAGCGCCTATCGTCAGCAGTACGGGATTTAA
- a CDS encoding DNA cytosine methyltransferase has translation MKTGEILVIDLFAGPGGLGEGVSSVTDEDGNKPFNIGVSVEKEPSAHKTLTTRAFYRKIKELDGGLEDYFNYVRGKLTRNEIFELYPHQAQEAIYETLEEPRALGEDNELIHTRIRELVAAHKGPKIVIGGPPCQAYSLAGRSRNAGIKDYKAEDDHRNFLYKEYLKVLSIAQPDVFVMENVRGILSAKIDGEVMFPQILEDLRDPGLVTEVSGVAKYRVFSLVVEADDPNDPQYLDSSDFLIRSENYGVPQARHRVILLGVRQGIAHVPSTIHPMEKAVTVEQVLSDLPPLRSGLSKQKDIQKDWENQVQINAKKLKRILKMRFESGAVDKLNLEPMLGLDRQSSLLPELERIIPVHLEDWYLDGHPGCVLNHATRGHMTSDLLRYAFSAAFTKLSGGTSPKARDYPLELAPDHENWDSGVHADRFRTQAANKCATTVTSHISKDGHYFIHYDPQQCRSLTVREAARLQTFPDNYLFEGNRTQQYVQVGNAVPPYLAQQIGRVVMKLLESNYTRT, from the coding sequence ATGAAAACTGGTGAAATTCTTGTAATCGATCTTTTTGCTGGGCCTGGCGGGCTTGGGGAAGGTGTGTCTTCTGTAACAGATGAAGATGGTAACAAACCATTCAATATTGGTGTATCGGTCGAGAAAGAGCCTTCGGCACATAAAACATTAACAACGCGAGCCTTCTACAGAAAAATTAAAGAATTAGATGGCGGATTAGAAGACTACTTCAATTATGTTCGTGGGAAGTTAACTCGGAATGAGATTTTTGAGTTATACCCTCACCAAGCTCAAGAGGCAATATACGAAACGTTAGAAGAACCAAGGGCTCTTGGTGAAGATAACGAGCTAATTCATACTCGCATTCGTGAACTAGTTGCAGCTCATAAAGGCCCCAAAATAGTCATTGGCGGGCCGCCCTGTCAGGCATACTCTTTAGCTGGACGTTCTCGCAATGCGGGAATCAAAGACTACAAGGCTGAAGATGACCACCGAAACTTCTTATACAAGGAATACCTTAAAGTATTATCTATAGCACAACCTGATGTATTTGTTATGGAAAATGTACGAGGTATTCTATCTGCCAAAATCGATGGCGAGGTTATGTTTCCTCAGATATTAGAAGATTTGAGAGATCCAGGACTAGTTACAGAAGTCAGTGGTGTTGCTAAATATAGAGTTTTTTCACTTGTTGTAGAGGCCGACGATCCAAACGATCCTCAATACCTAGACTCCTCAGACTTTCTTATTCGTTCTGAAAATTATGGCGTCCCTCAAGCACGGCATCGTGTAATTTTGTTGGGAGTACGACAGGGTATAGCCCATGTACCTAGTACCATTCATCCGATGGAGAAAGCTGTAACTGTTGAGCAAGTGCTGTCTGATTTACCTCCATTAAGAAGTGGCTTGTCTAAGCAGAAAGATATTCAAAAAGATTGGGAAAACCAAGTACAAATAAATGCTAAAAAGTTAAAACGTATTTTGAAAATGCGATTCGAGAGTGGTGCTGTTGATAAATTAAATCTTGAACCAATGTTAGGGTTAGATCGTCAAAGTTCTCTATTGCCAGAACTTGAGCGAATTATACCTGTTCATCTTGAAGACTGGTATTTGGATGGCCATCCTGGTTGTGTGTTAAATCATGCTACTCGCGGGCACATGACTTCAGATTTACTTCGTTATGCTTTCAGCGCTGCGTTTACTAAGTTAAGTGGTGGTACATCACCTAAAGCAAGAGATTATCCGTTAGAGTTAGCCCCTGATCATGAAAATTGGGATTCTGGTGTGCATGCCGATCGCTTCAGAACTCAAGCTGCAAATAAGTGCGCTACGACTGTGACTAGTCACATTTCTAAGGACGGTCATTACTTCATACACTACGACCCACAGCAGTGTAGAAGTTTAACTGTGCGAGAAGCTGCAAGGTTACAGACATTTCCTGATAACTATTTATTTGAAGGGAATAGGACACAGCAGTATGTGCAGGTAGGAAATGCTGTGCCACCGTATTTGGCACAGCAGATTGGTAGGGTTGTTATGAAGTTACTTGAAAGCAACTATACCCGGACGTGA
- the rph gene encoding ribonuclease PH: MRPSNRTPAQTRPITITRNFTAHAEGSVLVEFGDTKVLCTASFTEGVPRFLKGQGQGWVTAEYGMLPRSTHSRMDREAARGKQSGRTQEIQRLIGRSLRAAVDMKLLGENTLVIDCDVIQADGGTRTAAITGACVALVDALNWARGKGIIKANPLKFLIAAVSVGIYKGEAISDLEYIEDSAAETDMNVVMTETGKIIEIQGTAEGEPFSHEELLELLGLAKNSIREIVDVQKAALS, encoded by the coding sequence ATGCGCCCAAGCAATCGTACACCCGCTCAAACTCGCCCTATTACTATTACCCGTAACTTTACTGCCCATGCGGAAGGTTCGGTGTTGGTTGAGTTTGGTGATACTAAAGTACTTTGTACCGCCAGCTTTACTGAAGGTGTACCGCGCTTTTTGAAAGGCCAAGGACAAGGTTGGGTAACGGCTGAATACGGTATGTTACCGCGTTCGACCCATAGCCGTATGGACCGTGAAGCGGCTCGTGGTAAGCAGTCAGGTCGTACACAAGAAATTCAACGCTTAATCGGTCGCTCATTACGTGCTGCAGTTGATATGAAGCTGTTAGGCGAAAATACTCTCGTTATCGATTGTGATGTGATTCAAGCTGATGGTGGCACGCGTACTGCTGCTATTACAGGTGCTTGTGTGGCATTGGTTGATGCGCTTAACTGGGCGCGTGGTAAAGGCATTATTAAAGCTAACCCGCTTAAGTTTTTAATTGCAGCAGTAAGTGTCGGTATTTATAAAGGCGAAGCGATCAGTGATTTAGAATACATTGAAGACAGTGCTGCTGAAACCGACATGAATGTTGTGATGACTGAAACGGGCAAAATTATTGAAATTCAAGGTACTGCAGAAGGTGAGCCATTTAGCCACGAAGAGTTACTGGAATTGCTTGGCCTGGCTAAAAACAGTATTCGTGAAATTGTCGATGTACAGAAAGCGGCATTAAGTTAA
- the folE gene encoding GTP cyclohydrolase I FolE: MALSETAKKVQAALADRGLETPMLPQTSTPEERKVKIEHHMREILTLMSLDLTDDSLADTPRRIAKMYVDEIFSGLDYENFPKITVIENKMGVDEMVRVQDISLTSTCEHHLVTIDGFATVAYLPRTKIIGLSKINRIVRFFSQRPQVQERLTQQVLVALQTLLETKDVAVKVDAVHYCVKSRGVMDSTSSTTTTALGGIFKSNPATRAEFLHQVK; encoded by the coding sequence ATGGCACTATCTGAAACAGCCAAGAAAGTTCAAGCCGCATTAGCTGATAGAGGGCTTGAAACCCCTATGCTGCCACAAACCTCTACACCTGAAGAACGTAAGGTTAAAATTGAGCATCACATGCGTGAAATTCTGACCTTGATGTCGTTAGATTTAACGGATGACAGCCTAGCCGATACCCCACGTCGGATTGCAAAAATGTATGTCGATGAGATTTTTTCAGGCCTTGATTACGAGAATTTCCCCAAAATCACCGTCATTGAAAACAAAATGGGCGTTGATGAAATGGTGCGGGTGCAAGACATCAGTTTAACCAGTACCTGTGAGCACCACTTAGTCACCATAGATGGCTTTGCTACCGTTGCTTACTTACCACGCACCAAGATTATCGGCTTATCAAAAATTAATCGTATAGTGCGATTTTTTTCCCAGCGACCACAGGTACAAGAGCGTTTAACCCAACAAGTGTTAGTGGCATTACAAACCTTGCTTGAAACCAAAGATGTTGCGGTAAAAGTCGATGCGGTGCATTACTGCGTTAAATCTCGTGGCGTAATGGATTCAACAAGTTCAACCACCACCACAGCATTAGGGGGTATTTTCAAGTCAAATCCGGCTACCCGTGCTGAGTTTTTGCATCAAGTTAAATAG
- a CDS encoding tyrosine-type recombinase/integrase produces the protein MGKLTAKEIAAKAKGEPGRFADGGGLYFVVPKSGKAFWMLRYTANNKRKEMTLAKYSDLSLADARADAAIKMKQFRDGLDPLVAKKRAEQVEIKTVDDLFADWHIGNVKRLKHHEIPERIYRKDIAPHIGTFNVNSVNARDIREVLKAIAATGRPAIANDALMYCKQLFNHGIKLDLLGANPASAFSVSDAGGVEKSKDRALTIEEVTQFFHIARSNSDSFSRDNYLACALLVTLGIRKSELAEAPWKEFDLEKQIWNLSKERSKSGVGIAIPLPEVVMNWIQELKVRACGSEYVFPSRRSSKNPHMGRDTLNRAITKLFGHEAGKKKQPPNVMGDMDHFTVHDLRRTCRTLLAKQGTLGHVAERCLNHKLKGVEGIYNQHDYFEERKEALNTLSKSLQTIINN, from the coding sequence ATGGGAAAATTAACCGCAAAGGAAATAGCAGCAAAAGCTAAGGGAGAGCCTGGTCGATTCGCCGATGGTGGAGGACTGTATTTTGTTGTACCCAAATCCGGCAAAGCGTTTTGGATGCTCCGCTACACTGCCAACAATAAACGCAAAGAAATGACACTAGCCAAATACAGTGATCTCTCTCTTGCTGATGCTCGCGCCGACGCCGCAATAAAAATGAAACAGTTTCGAGATGGGTTAGATCCTCTTGTCGCTAAGAAACGCGCCGAACAAGTCGAAATTAAAACCGTCGATGACCTCTTCGCCGATTGGCATATCGGTAACGTTAAAAGACTCAAACACCACGAAATCCCCGAACGCATCTACCGCAAAGACATTGCGCCACATATAGGCACCTTTAACGTCAATAGCGTCAACGCTAGAGACATAAGAGAAGTATTGAAGGCCATTGCAGCTACTGGCCGTCCAGCGATCGCTAACGACGCTCTGATGTACTGTAAACAACTTTTCAATCACGGCATAAAACTGGATCTGCTTGGCGCAAATCCAGCGAGTGCATTTTCGGTTTCTGATGCTGGTGGCGTGGAAAAAAGCAAAGACAGGGCGTTAACAATAGAAGAAGTTACTCAGTTCTTTCATATTGCACGAAGCAACAGCGATAGTTTCAGCCGTGACAATTATCTAGCCTGTGCATTACTGGTTACATTGGGTATTAGGAAATCTGAATTGGCAGAAGCGCCATGGAAGGAATTTGATTTAGAAAAGCAGATTTGGAACTTATCGAAAGAGCGAAGTAAATCAGGTGTTGGCATTGCTATTCCATTACCTGAAGTAGTAATGAACTGGATACAAGAGTTAAAGGTAAGAGCTTGTGGATCTGAATATGTGTTCCCTAGCAGACGTTCAAGCAAGAACCCACATATGGGTAGAGATACTCTAAACCGTGCAATAACCAAACTCTTTGGTCATGAAGCTGGTAAAAAGAAGCAACCACCCAACGTAATGGGCGATATGGACCACTTTACCGTTCACGACTTACGCCGCACTTGTCGTACTTTATTAGCCAAGCAAGGCACACTAGGGCATGTAGCAGAACGTTGCCTTAATCATAAGCTTAAAGGTGTAGAAGGGATCTATAACCAGCATGATTATTTTGAAGAAAGGAAAGAAGCTCTAAATACATTATCCAAATCATTGCAGACTATTATAAACAATTAA
- a CDS encoding alpha/beta hydrolase family protein, which translates to MNRAAFLFLCFLTFSLSYSHAASLSTSEIFSMSAEYSDVKISPQGDYISALTTHDGKKTLLILQTDTKKLTNAISFPGNAEVGDYEWVNNERIVLQKMYLKGWSEQPIYYGELMSVNADGTNVKYLFGYNNGEAQIGSNIKKNTAIRATAYILDPLPNDSKYMLVNAISWDTGSSLDYSKQQHVYRVDVKTGKRKRLMTSPIGYTQFLTDNEGEVKFASGVDNSNKLKLFYRENGEWVDTVNLQLGLDDFTPISFADKPNTIFAAGRVKGETLGVYKVDLSSGKKEKIIQDINVDPSDYWINKNSKQLYAVEFSDGYPAYDFVNTEDSHSKLLEQLLASLPGHQIHIVSETSNANKFIIKAFNDRNPGDYYLFNVDKMKLEYLVSQKSWLDPEKMAEVKPISFTSRDGLTIQGYLTLPNDKEAKNLPLIVNPHGGPHGTRDWWGFDAQNQLLAQEGFAVLQVNFRGSGGYGRKFEEAGYLKWGNEVQFDIIDGTQYIIDQGIVNKEKICIAGGSFGGYSALQSSIVAPDLFKCAIGFSGLYDLPLWKEDSDVSNSKSGKAYQHQVLGKDIATLQLMSPSYNVNKLKAKLLLVHGADDERTPLTQLESLEKSLSDINYPYEKLVMDDEGHGFYNDKHRAKYYQKMLKFLKDNLDI; encoded by the coding sequence ATGAACCGCGCTGCCTTTCTATTTTTATGCTTTTTAACGTTTTCACTCTCTTACTCCCATGCTGCATCATTATCTACATCTGAAATATTTAGCATGAGCGCTGAATATTCCGATGTTAAAATTTCCCCACAAGGAGACTATATTAGTGCTTTGACTACGCATGATGGAAAAAAGACCCTCTTGATACTTCAAACTGATACTAAAAAGTTAACTAACGCCATTAGCTTTCCTGGTAACGCTGAAGTTGGCGATTATGAATGGGTTAATAATGAACGCATTGTTTTACAAAAAATGTATTTGAAAGGATGGTCTGAGCAACCTATTTATTACGGTGAATTGATGTCCGTAAATGCCGATGGAACCAATGTAAAGTATCTATTTGGATATAATAATGGCGAAGCACAAATAGGCAGTAATATCAAAAAAAATACCGCAATTAGGGCAACTGCTTATATTCTAGACCCGCTTCCTAATGACAGTAAATATATGCTAGTAAACGCTATTTCATGGGATACAGGAAGTAGTTTGGACTACAGTAAACAACAACATGTTTATCGCGTTGATGTAAAAACAGGTAAACGAAAAAGACTCATGACCTCACCGATTGGTTACACCCAATTCTTAACCGACAATGAAGGTGAAGTTAAATTTGCATCTGGGGTGGATAATAGCAACAAATTAAAATTATTTTACCGAGAGAATGGCGAGTGGGTTGACACTGTAAACCTCCAGTTAGGATTGGACGATTTTACACCAATCTCTTTTGCTGACAAACCCAATACAATTTTTGCTGCCGGTCGTGTCAAAGGTGAAACATTAGGAGTATATAAAGTTGATTTATCATCGGGTAAGAAAGAGAAAATAATTCAAGATATAAATGTCGATCCTAGTGACTACTGGATTAACAAAAATAGTAAACAATTATATGCTGTCGAATTTAGTGATGGATACCCTGCATATGACTTTGTAAATACTGAAGACTCCCATAGCAAGTTGTTAGAACAACTTTTAGCATCACTACCAGGGCATCAGATTCACATCGTCAGTGAAACATCAAATGCTAATAAGTTTATTATAAAAGCATTTAATGATAGAAATCCTGGTGATTATTATTTATTCAATGTGGATAAAATGAAACTTGAATATCTTGTTTCACAGAAAAGTTGGCTTGACCCTGAGAAAATGGCTGAAGTTAAACCTATTAGTTTTACAAGCCGAGATGGATTAACCATTCAAGGCTATTTAACTTTGCCAAATGATAAAGAAGCAAAGAATTTACCATTGATCGTTAATCCACATGGTGGGCCACATGGAACACGTGATTGGTGGGGGTTTGATGCCCAGAACCAGTTGCTCGCACAAGAAGGCTTTGCAGTATTGCAAGTCAACTTTAGAGGTTCAGGTGGCTATGGGCGTAAGTTTGAAGAGGCTGGTTATTTAAAATGGGGCAATGAAGTACAATTTGATATTATTGACGGTACGCAATATATTATTGACCAAGGCATTGTAAATAAAGAGAAAATTTGCATTGCCGGCGGCAGCTTTGGAGGTTATAGCGCGTTACAAAGCTCAATTGTAGCGCCTGATTTATTTAAATGTGCGATTGGTTTTTCAGGTTTATATGATCTCCCTCTTTGGAAAGAGGATAGTGATGTATCAAACTCTAAATCAGGCAAAGCTTACCAACACCAAGTTTTAGGTAAAGATATTGCTACACTGCAATTAATGTCTCCTTCATATAACGTTAATAAATTAAAAGCAAAGTTACTGTTAGTGCACGGAGCAGATGACGAACGTACGCCGTTAACTCAGCTTGAATCACTTGAGAAAAGCTTAAGTGATATAAATTATCCTTATGAAAAACTAGTCATGGATGATGAAGGCCATGGCTTTTATAACGATAAACATCGCGCTAAATACTACCAAAAAATGCTTAAATTCTTAAAAGATAACCTGGATATTTAG
- a CDS encoding ATP-binding protein, whose amino-acid sequence MSNITTTSFRANAHLLKLLGDQLIGDDRLAVFELVKNAYDADATSVEVELNLNNEQPYIAIWDHDGHGMNKNTILTKWMEIGTESKRNSNWIRSSKFGRLPLGEKGVGRLAVHKLGSIMQLNTRSKGFPEVQITIDWPKVIGQATYIEDTKVQVEELATPLYFPDEMTGTRIVVSNLNKLEWTRGDIRRLKRLLTSLTSPFKTTSDFEVFLTVPGREVDYDDVLDAEDVINNALWKYEFEINTNGEFSYHYTFNPPSLYSSLKSETKAGNNEALELFPPSKEERLSRFFENRNDLLLTPNDLTNIGPIKGCFYVFSREKEILNALGAYQSIRQYLDDNTGIRVYRDGIRVFNYGERNDDWLGLNAMRVNNPGKRIAVNLVIGNVELNLENSRGLEEKTNREGFDENEDFIRFRLITFSIMEHFHLLHLKARQQLQDAKQGANKKEKLPTQRFEENIQKLKDGLVKHKLDKELGGQLSKIESDYKQMRQVTLSAVTGVNLSVIFHEVERGIIQLNSDIQKNVDYNTLRERSGHLAKLLEGFAPLLKNNASKKFPARALIEGALDFSQHRFSHHGVIASCPLKTDEAVDFEIKGPSNLLLAAINNIIDNAIHWTGLKAEKGNDADYKPGIQITTLTDFFKEGPAIVVLDNGPGFDLTPDEAIQPFNTTRPGGMGVGLYYADQVMESIGGKIIITTAEDLDLSEVYSGAAVALVFNKVN is encoded by the coding sequence ATGTCAAATATTACAACCACATCATTTAGAGCAAATGCCCATTTACTTAAATTACTCGGTGATCAGCTGATTGGTGATGACCGTTTGGCTGTATTCGAACTAGTAAAAAATGCTTATGACGCTGATGCAACATCTGTTGAAGTAGAACTAAACCTCAACAACGAACAACCCTATATTGCCATTTGGGATCATGATGGCCATGGGATGAATAAAAACACAATCCTAACAAAATGGATGGAAATTGGTACTGAGAGTAAGCGTAATTCCAACTGGATAAGAAGTTCAAAATTTGGCCGCCTTCCTCTTGGAGAAAAAGGAGTAGGTCGACTCGCCGTACACAAACTCGGCTCAATTATGCAACTTAATACTAGAAGTAAAGGTTTTCCTGAAGTTCAAATAACTATTGATTGGCCAAAGGTTATTGGCCAAGCAACATACATCGAAGATACAAAAGTTCAAGTCGAAGAATTGGCAACTCCATTGTATTTCCCTGATGAAATGACTGGCACACGTATTGTTGTTAGTAATCTCAATAAATTGGAGTGGACAAGGGGAGATATTAGAAGGCTTAAAAGACTTTTGACAAGTCTAACGTCACCGTTCAAAACAACTTCAGATTTTGAAGTCTTCTTAACCGTGCCAGGCAGAGAAGTTGATTATGATGATGTACTGGATGCCGAAGATGTAATTAATAATGCTCTATGGAAGTATGAATTTGAGATTAATACTAACGGAGAATTTTCCTATCATTATACATTTAACCCACCTTCTCTATACTCCTCATTAAAAAGTGAAACTAAAGCCGGAAACAATGAAGCTTTAGAACTATTTCCGCCATCGAAAGAAGAAAGGTTAAGCCGTTTCTTTGAAAACCGAAATGACTTACTTTTAACCCCCAATGATTTAACTAACATAGGTCCTATTAAGGGCTGTTTTTATGTTTTTTCCCGAGAAAAAGAGATCCTTAACGCACTAGGGGCATATCAGTCTATTCGCCAATACCTTGATGACAATACAGGTATCCGTGTTTATAGAGATGGCATTCGAGTATTCAATTATGGTGAGAGAAACGATGATTGGTTAGGTCTTAACGCTATGCGTGTAAACAACCCAGGCAAGCGTATCGCTGTAAATTTAGTAATTGGCAATGTAGAACTAAACCTTGAAAATAGCCGAGGCCTCGAAGAAAAAACAAACCGAGAGGGCTTCGATGAAAATGAGGACTTTATACGTTTTCGGCTAATTACCTTCAGTATAATGGAGCATTTTCACTTACTGCACTTAAAGGCTAGGCAGCAATTACAAGATGCCAAGCAAGGCGCTAATAAAAAAGAAAAGCTGCCAACTCAACGTTTTGAAGAGAATATTCAGAAACTCAAAGACGGACTCGTTAAGCATAAATTAGACAAAGAACTAGGTGGTCAATTGTCTAAAATAGAGTCTGACTACAAACAAATGCGACAAGTTACACTTAGTGCTGTAACTGGCGTCAATTTATCTGTAATTTTCCATGAAGTAGAGCGCGGAATTATCCAGTTGAACTCTGACATCCAAAAAAATGTTGACTACAATACGTTACGCGAGCGCTCTGGACACCTAGCAAAACTACTTGAAGGATTTGCTCCTCTTCTAAAAAACAATGCTAGTAAAAAGTTTCCAGCTAGGGCTCTTATTGAAGGAGCTCTTGATTTTTCTCAACATCGTTTCTCCCATCATGGGGTTATTGCTTCCTGTCCATTAAAAACTGATGAGGCAGTCGATTTTGAAATCAAAGGCCCTTCAAATTTACTACTTGCTGCCATTAATAATATCATTGATAACGCAATTCACTGGACGGGCTTGAAGGCAGAGAAAGGAAATGACGCTGACTACAAGCCTGGTATTCAAATCACCACATTAACTGACTTTTTCAAAGAAGGACCGGCTATTGTGGTTCTGGATAATGGACCAGGATTTGATTTAACTCCTGATGAAGCAATTCAACCATTTAATACCACTAGACCGGGAGGTATGGGAGTCGGCCTCTACTATGCAGACCAAGTCATGGAATCAATTGGTGGCAAAATAATTATCACAACCGCTGAAGATCTAGACCTTTCCGAAGTATACAGCGGTGCTGCTGTAGCATTAGTTTTTAACAAGGTAAATTGA